In Marinibacterium anthonyi, the DNA window GTGACCGGGTGCCTGATCACGCTTGTCAGTTTCGCCATCCGGGCGTCGTTCGGGGTGTTCCAGATCCCCATCGCCGATGAATTCGGCTGGGCGCGGTCGGAATTCTCGCTGGCGCTGGCGTTCCAGAACCTGGCCTGGGGGATCGGGCAGCCGATATTCGGCGCCGTCGCCGAGAAGATCGGCGAGCGCAAGGCCGTGGTGATGGGGATCTTCATCTATGCGCTGGGACTGGTGTTGTCGTCGTATTCGGTGACGCCGGTGGGGCACCAGACCTGGAACTGGCTGATCGGGTTCGGCATTGCCGGCACCGGTTTCGGCATCATCCTGGCCATCGTCGGCCGCGCCGCCAGCCCCGAGCATCGGTCCATGGCCATGGCGATCGCCACGGCCGCCGGCAGCGCCGGGCAGGTGCTGGGGGCGCCGGTGGCGGAATGGCTGCTGGGCATGATGCACTGGTCGTCGGTCTTCATGGTCTTTGCCGGGGCGATGCTGCTGCTGCTGTTCCTGGTACCGGGGCTGAAGGCGCCGGAGCGGCCCGAGGGCCCCGAGATCGACGAGACCATGGGACAGATCCTGGGCCGCGCGCTGCGGGATCCGTCCTTTACCCTGATCTTCCTGGGGTTTTTCAGCTGCGGCTATCAGCTGGGCTTCATCACCGCCCACTTCCCGGCACTGGTGACCGAGATGTGCGGGCCCATCGCGCCCGGCGGCCTGCTGCACGGGCTGGGGGTGACTTCGACCTCGGCGCTGGGGGCGGTGGCGATTTCGCTGATCGGCCTGGCCAACGTGGTGGGGACGCTGCTGGCGGGCTGGGCGGGCAACCATTTCCCCAAGAAATACCTGCTGGCCGGGATCTATGTCGGCCGGGCGCTGTTTTCGGCGCTGTTCATCCTGTTCCCGATCACCCCGGGCACGGTTCTGCTGTTTTCCGTCGGCATGGGGTCGCTGTGGCTGGCCACGGTGCCGCTGACCTCGGGGCTGGTGGGGCTGATCTATGGCATGCGCTACATGGGCACGCTGTACGGGCTGGTGTTCTTCAGCCACCAGCTGGGGTCCTTCCTGGGGATCTGGCTGGGCGGGCGGATGTATGACGCTTACGGCGATTACACCCTGGTCTGGTGGTTCGGTGTCGCGATCGGCGTGTTTTCCGCCATCGTGCACCTGCCGGTGCGGGAAAAGCCCCTGGCGCGGCCGGTGGCGGCCTGAGGCAGCCACCGGCTGCCCGAGGCCTTGCGGCGCCTCAGGCGTCGGCAAGCGTGGCGCGCAGGGCGGCGAGAACGCCGGCCGTATGGGTGTAGGCCAGCCCGTGGCCGGCGCCGTCGACGACCTCCTGGCGGGCGTCGCGGCTCCATTCCGTCAGCCGGCCCATGGCCGAAAGCGGCACGACGGTGTCGTCCCGGCCCCAGATCGCGATGACCGGCACGCCCTTGTCGCGCAGGGCGCGGTGATCGGATTCGAAATCTTCGGACAGGATGCCGCGCAGGCTGGACAGGACCGCCGGGATGAACCCCCGGAACGACAATTCCTCCTGCTGGCGGTCGACGATGTCGTGGACCGACGACGGCAGGTCCCGCTCGGCCTCGGTCGCGCGGATATGCTGGTCGGGGAAGACGGCGAGCATCAGCCAGTCGCCGATCACCGGCGTGTCGCGGATGAACCGGACCATGGGCCCGATGTGCAGCCCGGTGCCGGCGGGCGCCAGCAGGATCAGCCGCCGGATCCGGTCGGGCCTTTGCGCGGCATAGGCCGTGGCGATGGCGCCGCCCATGGAATAGCCGCACAGCGTGATGTCTTCGGTGATGCCTTCGTGGTCCAGCAGGTCCTGCAGCTGGGTGAGGAAGAACGTCCGGTCCTGCCGGCCCTTCGGCCGGTCGGAATAGCCGCGCCCGTACAGGTCATAGGTCAGCACCCGGTATCCCCAGCCGGCAAGCCCCCGCGCCACGGCGCGCCAGACGAAGGACGGGGTGGTCAGCCCGTGGATGCAGACGACGACGGGCCCGCGCAGCGGACCCGTCCATTGGTAATGCGTGACGCCCTGGCTGAGCTCGGCGAAATCGCCCTCGGCGCCGCGTCGTGCCCCGGCATCCATCGGTTGGCGGGTCGCCTCGCGCAGCAGCGGCCAGGCGATCAGCGCCAGGATGGCGGCCAGAAGCAGCCAGCCGATCATCAGGCGGTCCAGCGATCGAGGATGTAGCGCGCCGTCATCAGGTCCAGGTGCGCGCCGCCGCCGTTCTTGAACAGCGTGATCTCGTCACGCGTGCCCCGGACAAAGCTGTCGAGGTCGTAGTAATCGGCGCGCACGTGATCCCTTGTGATCACACCCTGCTCAAGCGGTATCTTCAGCTCGCCGATATGGCCAAGCGTGGTGTCGTGGCTGTCGACATAAACCGTCGAGCGCAGCAGCGCGGCATCGTCGGCCTCGCGCATGTCGGGGCGGTAGGCGCCGATCAGGTTGACGTGCTGGCCGGGGCGCAGCCACTCGCCCTTCAACAGCGGTTCGGTCGTCATGGTGGCGCCCAGCACGATGTCGGCGCCGGCGACGGCGGCGGGCAGGTCGGTGGCGACCGAGACGCCCCGGTAACGGGCGGCGAGGGTTTCCGCCCGGGCGGCGGTGCGGTTCCAGACGGTGAAGTTCGCGCCGGGGAACCCGGCCGAAAACGCCTCGATCAGGGTGCCGGACACGGTGCCGGCGCCCATGATCAGGATCTCGTGCACCTCTTCGGGGGCCAGCAGCAGCGCGGCCAGCAGGCTGTCGCCGGCGGTCTTCCACTTGGTCACCAGGTGAAAGTCGATCAGCGCCGACAGATAGCCGTCGGTGTCGTCATACAGCGTGACCGACCCGTTGACCGACGGCTTGCCGGCCGCGGCATTGCCCGGAAAAATCGTCGCGGTCTTGACCAGCTGGCCCAACCCGTCGATCCAGGCGGCGCGCGACAGCAGCGTGTCGGGATCGCGATACAGGAACGTGTCGCCGATTTCGGCCTTGGGCAGGGTGTGGCCCTTGGCCAGGGCTTCGGTCAGGTCCAGCCAGTCAAGCCGGGCTTCGCCTGCGTCGAATGGAATGATCGTGGGGGTCATGCGGCCTCTTCTTCAGTCAGCAATCCGTGGGAAACCAGGCAGTCGGCCCAGCCGTCGGGTCCGGTGAAGAGATGGGTCTGCCAGCCGCGCACCTGGGCCGCGGCGATGTTGTCGGGACGATCATCGGCGAACAGCAGGTTGCGCGGGGCGATACCGCAATCGTCTTCCACCATGCGATAGATCTGCGGGTCGGGCTTGGTGACCTTCATGTGCCCCGAGATGTACTTGCGGTCGAATTCGTCCAGGAACGGGTAATGGGTCAGCGCGTAGTCAAAGCTTTCGATCCCGAAGTTGGT includes these proteins:
- a CDS encoding bicyclomycin/multidrug efflux system encodes the protein MSRSSSLITPVLVTGCLITLVSFAIRASFGVFQIPIADEFGWARSEFSLALAFQNLAWGIGQPIFGAVAEKIGERKAVVMGIFIYALGLVLSSYSVTPVGHQTWNWLIGFGIAGTGFGIILAIVGRAASPEHRSMAMAIATAAGSAGQVLGAPVAEWLLGMMHWSSVFMVFAGAMLLLLFLVPGLKAPERPEGPEIDETMGQILGRALRDPSFTLIFLGFFSCGYQLGFITAHFPALVTEMCGPIAPGGLLHGLGVTSTSALGAVAISLIGLANVVGTLLAGWAGNHFPKKYLLAGIYVGRALFSALFILFPITPGTVLLFSVGMGSLWLATVPLTSGLVGLIYGMRYMGTLYGLVFFSHQLGSFLGIWLGGRMYDAYGDYTLVWWFGVAIGVFSAIVHLPVREKPLARPVAA
- the hsaD gene encoding 4,5:9,10-diseco-3-hydroxy-5,9, 17-trioxoandrosta-1(10),2-diene-4-oate hydrolase; this translates as MIGWLLLAAILALIAWPLLREATRQPMDAGARRGAEGDFAELSQGVTHYQWTGPLRGPVVVCIHGLTTPSFVWRAVARGLAGWGYRVLTYDLYGRGYSDRPKGRQDRTFFLTQLQDLLDHEGITEDITLCGYSMGGAIATAYAAQRPDRIRRLILLAPAGTGLHIGPMVRFIRDTPVIGDWLMLAVFPDQHIRATEAERDLPSSVHDIVDRQQEELSFRGFIPAVLSSLRGILSEDFESDHRALRDKGVPVIAIWGRDDTVVPLSAMGRLTEWSRDARQEVVDGAGHGLAYTHTAGVLAALRATLADA
- a CDS encoding ornithine cyclodeaminase codes for the protein MTPTIIPFDAGEARLDWLDLTEALAKGHTLPKAEIGDTFLYRDPDTLLSRAAWIDGLGQLVKTATIFPGNAAAGKPSVNGSVTLYDDTDGYLSALIDFHLVTKWKTAGDSLLAALLLAPEEVHEILIMGAGTVSGTLIEAFSAGFPGANFTVWNRTAARAETLAARYRGVSVATDLPAAVAGADIVLGATMTTEPLLKGEWLRPGQHVNLIGAYRPDMREADDAALLRSTVYVDSHDTTLGHIGELKIPLEQGVITRDHVRADYYDLDSFVRGTRDEITLFKNGGGAHLDLMTARYILDRWTA